A stretch of DNA from Nitrososphaerota archaeon:
CAATTTTTTGCTGTGCTAGTGCACTTGCCTCTAGCGCCAAGTCCTTGGCATCGACATATTTTTTGTTGTCATAGGCAAAGATTGCCAAGTCTAGCTTTTCCCTTGCTGATATTACATCAATGTTTTTACTAGTGGATTCTTCAAGAATTGATCTTACTTCGTTTATTGCTTTTAGTGCAGAAAGTGCTGGACCTGACGTGCTAAAGAAATACTCTATCTGGTTTTTGCCTTTGAGTAATGAAATGCGTTTTTCAGCTATAATATCAATACTGTCTGGATTTGAAATATCTACTATGGTTGCGTCATCCGGCATTATGATGGAATAGTCGATTGGAGAGTCTATTGCAAAGGTCCAGATCTTGCCCTTCTTTGAAACCATGTCATAGCTATCGTATTCAATAGAAACAAAGGATGCCCCAAAGGTCTGGATTGTGGCACCCTTGCTATCTATCTCAAACGATAACAGTAAGCCATTCTCGTCTTGGACTACGAAATTATCAATGGATTTACCAAAAAGTGGGACCCTTAGTTCTGGTTCTGTTGGGTCGGCAGATGATTGTTGAGAAATATGAGTAGTGCCATCCGGGTAAATTGTAAAGTCAACAGCTCGAAGAGAACCAAAAGATTGTGCAGGCAGTACTACTGTAAGAAGAAGTCCTATTACCAGTAGTGGTGCTTTTACCATTCTAATGAGAATATCTGTAATCCTTACAAAAAGCATTCCTTCTAGATTAGGAAAGATTTCATCTTGGATACAGAGTACTGCCTCTTGGTTATTCATGGTTAATACCTCAAATTCAGCGTGTCTAGGATGGACTGGAACTTGCGGAACTCTTGGACAAACTCGATGCCTTTTTCGGTGATTGTATATAGTCGGTTCTTATCGGTTTTGACGGTTTGGACCAAGCCTGCTGTAGAGAGCTTTTCACATTTGTCAATTACGGCATAGTGTGAAAGGTTTGCCCTTCTAGATATTGCAGAGACAATAGTTCCTTGTCTGCCCCCTTCCATTGTGACATTGAGGATATCTCCCATTATGCCCATTTCGGACCTGTATTGTTGTTTTGACATGGTATAGTAATACACTACAGTCTAGATTAGGGACATTTTGAAACCTCGAAGCGGAACGCACAGCGGAACAGTTGTTTCGGGTCTCTGAAACGGCCAAAATTGGGCTTTTTTCATGCGGGAAAAAATAGACCCAAGACCAGGGTTGGAAATTTTTGTCACTTGTGGGATTTTGTCTTACTTTATCTTTATTAGGAATAAAATGGCATGAACTGATATCACCGATACAAAATGTTTGAAAAATTTAAGAAGACGGAGGAATTTGAACAGGATACTGGTATGTTAGAGCAGGAAAAACCACGAGTTGAAGCGGAACGCACAGCGGAACAGGCTCCGTCTGGGTCTGAAATCGGCATTGCAGACCTGATGAACAAGCGCGCAAAGCTGGAAGAAGCCATTGACTATGTCGGACTAATGATAAAGAACCTCAAGGACAAGCGAACCAGGCTAGTCAAGGAAATAGAGGACGAATCCGTAGACATTCAGAATTTAAAGGATAAGCTAGTTAAAGTCGGCGAATACATAGAAGAGGAGGGTCGCGGAATTCGGGATCTGTCCAACAAGCGTTCTCAGGTTGAAAAGCAGGCAGATGAGGTTGGCGCTCTAATAGGCAACCTACGAAGCAAACTTGCCAGTATCGACAGCGTAGTCGAAGGCGAAGAAAACAAGGTTAAGTCCATCAAGGAATCTAGGCAAAAACTTTAGCTCACCATTTCACACCGAAACACATGGTGGAATAGGCATTTTGGTAAAAATTGCTATCAAACTAGGCAAATTTACAATAATACTATACAGTTTTTGGAATAAAAGAAGAAAAAGAGATACTTTAGAGGTATCTTGTTGAGGTTGCTGTCTTGGAGCTTACTGGCGTAGATGGGAATTTGTCGCCCACTGACGCTTCGGCTACGGCTGCGGCTTCCTCTAGAATCCTTTCGGACTCTTCGTTTGTGCTTTGATCCATGCCAAACGCACCCTCACCTGAGAAGGACTCTGCCATTAGTCCGTTTAGCATCTCGGTCATCATGCCTAGTTCGTGGTCTGCCTCTGGCATGAACTTGCCCAGCGAAGACTTGAGGCTTCTCATTAGGCCGATTGTCGGTGCTATTGTGACTACGGTGTCTCCTAGGTCGTGGAATGTGGTTAGTCTTAGTTCGATTTGTTCTAGCGCCATTCTGCAGTTTCCTAGCATCTTGGTGACCTTTCGGACTTCGGCTAGTTCGTTGGCTAAAACTTTGCTAGTGTGAGTATCATGTTTTTGGGTTGCTTGGACTACTCTTTGGAATAGGTTTTGCTCTCTTTGCTTTAGTTTGGTCAGCATTCCGTCAAGTTTTGAGATTTGGTTCTGTAGGCTTTTAGTTGCCTGCTCAATTCTTGGCTTTAATGCGCCTTTAGGCTTGAGAATGTCGCCCAACTTTTCAGATACGCTTGGTGTTGTTTGTTTGGACCAGGAATTCTGGAAGTTTGTCATGGCTGCCTTTTACTAGTTTATTGAAATTGAAAGGTGTGAAATCTATTTTACCAAAAGATCTAATGGGTAACTTTTGAGGCTAATTTCGCCTCGTTTAGCGTAGGCTAGGAGGCATTAGAAAATAAAAAACAAATCGCCTATTTTACTGGGCTAGAATGCTTTGCGGGTGCATTTTCTTAATGTGATAATGCACTCCATGTGATGCTGTGACTGCTTCGCCACATAATGGACATGTTTCCATTTTTATAGTAGTCCGTTCTATATATAGTATATAAGGTTTACGTTTTTCGGATCTTTCGAGCTTAGAATGTGGATTATGACTCGTCCATGAGATAGAGGAGATCAGTGAAGATTACAATCTAAAAAAAATCCGGACGAAAAAAATTTTGCAGTAGAATTTTCATGGGGAAAAAATTCTGTAAAATTAATTTTTTAAAATGCAAAAATTTTTTTATTTTATCAAGCTAGGAATTTAATCCTGTAGACGTAGCAACAATCTGTTTGGAACCATGATTTCTAGTCCAGTCGAAAGGGAGTCTAAAAATCGATTTTTAAAGGTCTTTTCATAGATAAATATTGTGTAATGTTTATATGTAGAGGACAAAAATGCTTTACACCTTATGACACAAACAGCACGAAATAGCGACCGTTGTCCTCGTTGCGCAAAAGGCACAATGCTAACTGATGGTAGCACTGGTGAGATGTTTTGTAACACATGTGGATTTGTTGCGACAGAGCGAGTTGAAGAAGAAGGGCCGGAGTGGCGTTCCTTTTCCAAAGAAGAGGGAGAGAACCGAACTCGAACAGGTACACCAACTTCACTTGCGATGCACGACATGGGTCTTGCAACAATTATCGGCCAGGCCGACAAAGACGCATCTGGAAAACCACTGACATCATCTATGAAGAGCACCATTGAAAGGCTACGAACTTGGGACTCACGAAGCCAAGTCCACGAACCAGTGGATAGAAACTTTAGGCAGGCATTCTCGGAGCTGGACAGACTCAAGGACAAGCTGGCACTTTCTGACGCAGTCATTGAAAAGACGGCATACATCTACAGAAAGGCACTTGACAAGGGGCTTGTTCGAGGACGTTCGATTCCTGGACTAGTTGCAGCTGCCCTTTATGCGGCATGTAGAAACACAGAAACTCCAAGAACTCTAACCGATGTGGCAAACGGCATCAACATCAAGCGAAAAGATGTAGCTAGATGTTACAGATTGCTCCTTCGAGAACTGGACCTAAAAATGCCAGTAGTCGATCCAATCAAGGGAGTCGCAAGAATTGCAAGCATTGCTGACTTGTCTGAAAAGACAAAGAGAAAGGCACTTGAATTCCTGAAGGAGGCGAGCCGAATTGAGGTATCTGCTGGAAAGGACCCAATGGGTCTTGCGGCAGCTGCTTTGTACTTGGCTTGCGTGATGCTAGGCGAGAACAAAACCCAAAAAGACATCGCCCAGGCAGCAGGCGTAACTGAGGTTACCATCCGAAACAGGTACAAGGGTCTTAAAGAAGCATTAAAGCTCTAAAACCTCTTTTTTGTTATTTTTTGCAAATTTTAATAGGAATTGTATAAAGCTAGATTTTGTGAAAAAGAAAAACATCATTGGTCTTGGACTAGTGGGAATTGCAATATCTGTTGTGTTTGGTCTGATTTTGACTGCTCCTTCTGGAGACGATGAGCGGGAGAAGATCTATCATGCAAGGTTAGCAGATCCAAAACAATACCAAGATGGAGTTTTTTCTGATACGTTTTTTATCAAGCAAGGTCAGTACGAGTTTCGATTTGTGCCAAATGGTGATAGCCCTCAAAAATTATCCATTTCATTAGATGGGTTGTCATTTTCATTTGCCGAGAATTTCATCTTAGAGTCAACTGAACATGGAGACATTGGTAAATACTATACTTGGAAATATCTGGGCCAAGACAAAATCGAGATTCCAGAAGACCAAGAACTTCGAATCAGAATCAACCCAAATGGGAATGTACTAGGACCAGTTTCGGTTTATTTGATAAAATAGGACTGGCGTGACCCCAAACGCAGAACCATGAGAGAACACCTCTCTTATCCATAGCGCCAATGCGCCTTTTTAGACACAAATCAATTCTGCTGGGTCACGCGCCCATTAGTCGATAGGATTTATGTCCTTTCGCATCAATATGTATAGGAATTTATGTTATTTAAGATTTAGTGTGAATTTTTACATAAAAAGATCTAGATATATTAAAATTATTTTTGGTTGGATTTTTCAAACAGCAATATACCTGGAATAATCCTAGCCAACAAATGAAGCTCTCCGGTAAAATCGCAATCATAACTGGCGGAAGTAGGGGAATCGGAAAAGCAATTGCAAAAGAGTTTCTTGCAAACGGTGCAAGCGTTGTGATTTCTGGAAAAGGCCAAAAAAAGCTGGACGAATCCGCAAAGGAGATTGGCGCATTTGCCATACAGGCTGACATTAGAAAAGAATCCGAAGTTCAAAATCTCATAGAAAAATCAATTGAAAAATTTGGTAGATTGGACATCTTGGTAAACAATGCTGGAATTTTTCCCAAGATTAAGCTTCTCCATGAGATTTCAGATTCAGAGTGGAGGGATGTCTTGGATGTCAATCTCAACGGTTCATTTTATGCCACAAAATATTCCATAGCACATTTGCAAAAAAATGGAGGTGCAATAATCAATATTGCATCCTCTGCTGGTATAAAGGCATATGAGAATTTTAATGCGGACGCATATTCTGCGTCAAAGGCGGCCTTAGTTTTGCTAACCAAATGTTGGGCATTGGAATATGCAAAAAATAAGATTCGCGTTAACTGTATTTGTCCTGGTGTTGTAGAAACAGACATGACGTCGGAATTTCTTTCAACTCCAGCTACTAGAGAGATGATGAACTATGCGTATCCTATAGGAAGGTTTGGCACAGTAGATGATGTTGCAAAGGCTGCCCTATATTTTGCATCAGAGCAAGACTCTTCTTGGGTTACTGGCGCTGTTTTGCCCTTGGATGGCGGCGAATCCCTAAAGTAAATCAATTTAATACACCAAGATTCAGATATGTACATTGGAATCAATAAAGAAAAGACGCGCAAAGACACTCATTTTGCTTTCAACCATATGGTTGGCAGTTGCAATACCATTGCCGTTTTTGTTTAATGTGCCGGAGGAAGCAACGCCACAATATTTCACACTGATTCAGATTTTGGGCTTCATCTCAATTCCATTTGTAGCACTTGGAATTGCGTGGACGCTCAAGCCAGAGCTAGCGCAATAACATGTCCAATAGCCTACCATTTTTACATCCCATCAGCGAAGCCTATCTTGCCTTGGATGCTGCAAAAAAGGCAAGCTTGGCTGTGATGACAGTGTATGGGGAAGAGTTTACGTCTCACCTAAAGGATGATGATTCTCCAATAACAAAGGCTGACCTGCAAAGTAATGAAATAATCAAGCAGACTCTGGCATCATCTGGTCATCACATTCTATCTGAGGAAGATGTTGATGATGTATCTAGGCTGGGCCAGGAAAAGATTTGGATTGTGGATCCGCTTGATGGGACAAGCGACTTTGTCAATAGGACAGGCGAATTTACCATTATGATTGCTCTAGTACACAACAAGGTTCCAATTCTTGGTGTTATTAGCAGGCCCACAACCAACACAATATTTTTGGCGCAGAAGAATTCCGGCGCATTCAAGCTTGAAAATGAAAAATGGGTAAGACTACAGGTCAGCAATACAAGAAATTTGGCGCAATGCAAGGCTGTAGGAAGTAGATTCCACCTAACAGAACAAGAAAAAGAGTTTTTCAAAAAACTTGGTGTTGCTAGCTTTGAGAGCCGGGGTAGCTCATTGAAAGTAGCGGAGATTTGTCAGGGCTCGGCAGACTTGTATCTTACCACATCAAACAAAATAAAACAGTGGGATACGTGCGCATCGCACTGCCTTATTACAGAGTCTGGGGGTAGAATCACTGACATCTATGGTAATCTGATTTTATACAATACGGAAAAGGTAAACCATGAAAACGGCTTAATTGTGACAAACGGCTTGGTCCACGAAGAGATAATTCGAAAATATAACAGCTAGGCTACGTTTTTTGATTTTAGAAAGCTTAGCATTTTTTGTACTGACTCGTCCAGTGTTTCCTTGTCAGTTTCTACCACAAAGTCTGGGTTTGTCGGTATGTCGTATGGATCTGAAACACCCGTGAATTGCTTGATTTCGTTTGCTCGTGCCTTTTTGTACATGCCTTTGACATCTCTAGTTTCGCATTCCTCTAGGGAGCATTTGACATATACTTCAAAGAATTTTGAGTCATCTCCCACAATTTTTCTTGCGTCTGCTCGATTCTCAAAGAATGGAGAAACCAGCGAAACTCCTACTGGCACATTATGCTTGATCAATAGCTTTGCTAGGTGGGCGACCTTTTTGTTGTGCTCTACTCTTCCTTCCTTTGTAAAGTCCTTTGGTGAGAGCCACTCTCTTAACTCATCTCCATCTAGAATGGCAAGGTTTGGTACGACTTTTTGCATTGTGCGAACTATGGTTGTCTTACCAGAGCAGGGGAGCCCTGTCATCCATACTACAAATGCCATTTTCAGATTGCCTGCCTTTTGTAGCTCTTAAAGACTTTACGACACAAACCAGTCTTGCTTTTCCAGATAATCGATCTGCTGCAGTATAGTCTCCATTTTTGTAGAAACTGCCATTACTGACTGGAACTGCTCATACATTGCTTGTTCTTCTTCTTTTGATATGATTTCAGCCTCTGCCTTATTGAAGAACTCTTCTTCTTTTTTTAGATGATCTTCTAGGTATATGGAATAGGTTCTCAGGAATCTAGCTACTGGTTCACGAGAGTCCTTTCCTTGCTTCCAGTCTTGGAGGTGTTTGCTGATATTTTTTGCAATCCTTCGGGAAAACTCATGCTCAATCATGAATTTTCTGATTTCGTCCTTTAGGGAATCATAGCTTGCAACGCAGGCAAAATACGAGTCCTCCTCCCTGGAATAATGGATTGAATCTAGGAATTCAGAAATTACAAAGTTGATTTTTTCAATGTCAGATAATGGAATGTTTTTTCCTGCATAGAGATCTTGGTAGCACTTGAGAATAATTTTTTCTAGTCTCTTTATTTTGAGATGATCTTGCCTTAGGATGTCTGTTGCGCTCATACTACAAAATTAGAATTTGCCCCATCAAATGGAATGGTAACGCCAGAAAGATACTTGATTTTGTTTTCAACTATTCCTTTGACAAAATCTCCAATTTCTCTTGGCTCGCCAAGTCTTTTCATTGGGATGTTTTTTGCCATGTCTAACGCATTGCCAAGAACGCGCACCCGATCTGTGTTGATCAATCCAGGCGCAATGTTTACGCAGCTTACCTTTCTTGCTGCAAGCTCCTTACTTGCAAGCTTGAAAACGGCGGTAAACGCCAGTCTGTACGCACTGGAAATAACCAGTCTCGGATTTGGCTCCTTGATGACACCAGATGTTATCACAAAGATGTACCCGCCATCGCGAACCTTTATCTTTTGAAGTAAGAGGCAGAATCCCAAGAACAGCTGGTTGTGGTATTTTTGCCACTCTTTTTCGGTTACCTCAGAGAACTGTTTTGGTGGTGGTCCACCTGTGTTTAGAATCAAGATGTCTGTCTGTTTTTGTTTTTTTATGAATCGCTTGACGCTTGATAGGTTTGCAGTGTCGATTTCTTTTCTAGATGTTGCCACAACATCACATCCAATTGACGACAGAGAATCTGCGATTGCCTTTCCTATTCCCTTAGAGCCGCCAAGAACAATTGCTTTCATTGTATCATGGTATAATTATAATTGATTTTAATCTAGTGGCTATTCGAGCTCAAAGAATATCACTTGTCTTGTATGGTCTTGTATGATTCCAAAGTG
This window harbors:
- a CDS encoding winged helix DNA-binding protein, whose translation is MGIMGDILNVTMEGGRQGTIVSAISRRANLSHYAVIDKCEKLSTAGLVQTVKTDKNRLYTITEKGIEFVQEFRKFQSILDTLNLRY
- a CDS encoding transcriptional regulator, which translates into the protein MFEKFKKTEEFEQDTGMLEQEKPRVEAERTAEQAPSGSEIGIADLMNKRAKLEEAIDYVGLMIKNLKDKRTRLVKEIEDESVDIQNLKDKLVKVGEYIEEEGRGIRDLSNKRSQVEKQADEVGALIGNLRSKLASIDSVVEGEENKVKSIKESRQKL
- the tfb gene encoding transcription initiation factor IIB (stabilizes TBP binding to an archaeal box-A promoter; responsible for recruiting RNA polymerase II to the pre-initiation complex); this encodes MTQTARNSDRCPRCAKGTMLTDGSTGEMFCNTCGFVATERVEEEGPEWRSFSKEEGENRTRTGTPTSLAMHDMGLATIIGQADKDASGKPLTSSMKSTIERLRTWDSRSQVHEPVDRNFRQAFSELDRLKDKLALSDAVIEKTAYIYRKALDKGLVRGRSIPGLVAAALYAACRNTETPRTLTDVANGINIKRKDVARCYRLLLRELDLKMPVVDPIKGVARIASIADLSEKTKRKALEFLKEASRIEVSAGKDPMGLAAAALYLACVMLGENKTQKDIAQAAGVTEVTIRNRYKGLKEALKL
- a CDS encoding SDR family oxidoreductase; amino-acid sequence: MKLSGKIAIITGGSRGIGKAIAKEFLANGASVVISGKGQKKLDESAKEIGAFAIQADIRKESEVQNLIEKSIEKFGRLDILVNNAGIFPKIKLLHEISDSEWRDVLDVNLNGSFYATKYSIAHLQKNGGAIINIASSAGIKAYENFNADAYSASKAALVLLTKCWALEYAKNKIRVNCICPGVVETDMTSEFLSTPATREMMNYAYPIGRFGTVDDVAKAALYFASEQDSSWVTGAVLPLDGGESLK
- a CDS encoding 3'(2'),5'-bisphosphate nucleotidase CysQ gives rise to the protein MSNSLPFLHPISEAYLALDAAKKASLAVMTVYGEEFTSHLKDDDSPITKADLQSNEIIKQTLASSGHHILSEEDVDDVSRLGQEKIWIVDPLDGTSDFVNRTGEFTIMIALVHNKVPILGVISRPTTNTIFLAQKNSGAFKLENEKWVRLQVSNTRNLAQCKAVGSRFHLTEQEKEFFKKLGVASFESRGSSLKVAEICQGSADLYLTTSNKIKQWDTCASHCLITESGGRITDIYGNLILYNTEKVNHENGLIVTNGLVHEEIIRKYNS
- the cysC gene encoding adenylyl-sulfate kinase; amino-acid sequence: MAFVVWMTGLPCSGKTTIVRTMQKVVPNLAILDGDELREWLSPKDFTKEGRVEHNKKVAHLAKLLIKHNVPVGVSLVSPFFENRADARKIVGDDSKFFEVYVKCSLEECETRDVKGMYKKARANEIKQFTGVSDPYDIPTNPDFVVETDKETLDESVQKMLSFLKSKNVA
- a CDS encoding SDR family NAD(P)-dependent oxidoreductase yields the protein MKAIVLGGSKGIGKAIADSLSSIGCDVVATSRKEIDTANLSSVKRFIKKQKQTDILILNTGGPPPKQFSEVTEKEWQKYHNQLFLGFCLLLQKIKVRDGGYIFVITSGVIKEPNPRLVISSAYRLAFTAVFKLASKELAARKVSCVNIAPGLINTDRVRVLGNALDMAKNIPMKRLGEPREIGDFVKGIVENKIKYLSGVTIPFDGANSNFVV